One stretch of Thermoplasmata archaeon DNA includes these proteins:
- a CDS encoding helix-turn-helix domain-containing protein yields MRPALPISLTPEERGQLGTWRDAPEISPRLARRARIVLEAAEGWTNRAIAADLSIDPETVALWRRRFRMNRLDGIQWDAPRSGRRPALPADLIDRIWRIPPHGARPDGSLWTTRQLAHSLGVSHMRVQRAWQAHRLGAASSGANGAPPSTLQRVHQIDVAGVYLAPHGQAIIFRVETFFEPTVPKAVIVESPSGPGSPEDSHSGWDGLLGVLDRWRYESTGPAHRAGSVQDLLVFLRTVDASVPAGSELHAMIDDFSDEATHRIERWMQYRRPRFRRYRVPAGITWTEAVDRWWARWPAAEKGDPASRHVGQCVESLVQFLGEQNPALAPFVWTPAYSSRAENAPPY; encoded by the coding sequence ATGCGGCCCGCGCTTCCGATCTCCCTGACACCGGAGGAACGCGGGCAGCTCGGCACGTGGCGAGACGCTCCCGAGATCTCCCCTCGGCTCGCGCGCCGGGCCCGGATCGTGCTCGAAGCGGCGGAGGGCTGGACGAACCGCGCCATCGCTGCGGACCTCTCGATCGACCCGGAGACCGTCGCGCTGTGGCGACGCCGGTTCCGCATGAACCGGTTGGACGGGATCCAGTGGGACGCACCACGTTCCGGCCGTCGTCCTGCCCTTCCCGCGGATCTCATCGATCGGATCTGGCGGATCCCTCCCCACGGCGCCCGTCCGGACGGTTCGCTCTGGACGACGCGACAACTGGCCCACTCGCTCGGGGTCAGCCACATGCGGGTCCAGCGGGCGTGGCAGGCGCACCGGCTCGGTGCGGCCAGCTCCGGGGCCAACGGCGCACCGCCTTCCACGCTCCAGCGCGTCCACCAGATCGACGTCGCGGGCGTGTACCTCGCCCCTCACGGCCAGGCGATCATCTTCCGGGTCGAGACGTTCTTCGAGCCGACGGTGCCCAAGGCGGTCATCGTCGAATCTCCCTCGGGGCCCGGGTCGCCCGAGGACTCGCACTCCGGCTGGGACGGACTTCTCGGGGTGCTGGATCGGTGGCGGTACGAGAGCACGGGCCCTGCGCATCGCGCCGGCTCGGTGCAGGACCTCCTCGTCTTCCTGCGAACGGTCGACGCGTCGGTTCCGGCCGGAAGCGAACTCCATGCCATGATCGATGACTTCTCCGACGAGGCGACCCACCGCATCGAGCGATGGATGCAGTACCGCCGCCCACGATTCCGCCGCTACCGAGTGCCCGCGGGGATCACCTGGACCGAGGCGGTGGATCGATGGTGGGCCCGATGGCCGGCCGCGGAGAAGGGCGATCCCGCCTCTCGCCACGTGGGGCAGTGCGTGGAATCGCTCGTCCAGTTCCTCGGGGAGCAGAACCCGGCGCTCGCGCCGTTCGTGTGGACCCCGGCGTACTCCTCCCGCGCGGAGAACGCCCCGCCGTACTAG
- a CDS encoding CBS domain-containing protein, producing the protein MGLKAKDIMDPHVLTVEVGTDVLSCAKLLATSDQRSAILGTGTLPIRGIVTEWDIVEKVVALGRDPASVRVEEIASFPVETCPVDLPTDEVVARMAQREIRRMVVCQGDRVVGIITPRCVMSSFRKYIDQLSAEIAGYGASEMPTGN; encoded by the coding sequence ATGGGGTTGAAGGCGAAAGACATCATGGATCCACATGTCCTCACCGTTGAGGTCGGTACCGACGTCCTGTCGTGCGCGAAGCTGTTGGCGACGAGCGACCAGCGCTCGGCCATCCTGGGCACCGGCACGCTGCCGATCCGCGGGATCGTGACGGAGTGGGACATCGTGGAGAAGGTCGTGGCCCTCGGCCGCGACCCGGCGAGCGTCCGCGTGGAGGAGATCGCCTCGTTCCCCGTGGAGACGTGCCCGGTCGACCTGCCGACCGACGAGGTGGTTGCCCGCATGGCGCAGCGAGAGATCCGGCGCATGGTCGTTTGCCAAGGGGACCGGGTCGTTGGGATTATCACGCCGCGGTGCGTCATGTCGAGTTTCCGCAAGTACATCGACCAGCTCTCCGCCGAGATCGCCGGCTACGGCGCCAGCGAAATGCCGACCGGTAACTGA
- a CDS encoding LysE family transporter has protein sequence MNVVAPILLGIVLGISLAAPPGPMTAFITSVSVDSWKRGFLAGIGALSADGVLAAIVFGLSSAIDLGAYVRYVYVLGAVVMVGFGLLVLRSHESVAPLGRPGWQVYLQGLGLGLGNPFQILWWFSAGLAFAYAGGALLFAGLFGAIVVYVLGFTFLIHKGVGRYPSARRWIISGSAALIFAFGGYFVFLAVGGV, from the coding sequence ATGAACGTGGTCGCCCCGATCCTGCTCGGGATCGTGCTCGGCATCTCGTTGGCTGCTCCTCCCGGCCCGATGACGGCGTTCATCACGTCCGTCTCGGTCGACTCGTGGAAGCGTGGATTCCTCGCGGGCATTGGGGCGCTGAGCGCCGACGGCGTGCTCGCCGCGATCGTCTTCGGACTCAGTTCCGCGATCGACCTGGGCGCCTACGTTCGGTACGTGTACGTCCTAGGCGCCGTCGTGATGGTTGGGTTCGGACTGCTGGTCCTGCGCTCTCACGAGAGTGTGGCGCCGCTCGGCCGGCCGGGTTGGCAGGTGTACTTGCAGGGCTTGGGCCTCGGGTTGGGCAACCCGTTCCAGATTCTTTGGTGGTTCAGTGCCGGGCTCGCGTTTGCCTACGCGGGCGGGGCGCTCCTGTTCGCCGGACTCTTCGGGGCGATCGTGGTCTACGTGCTCGGGTTCACATTCCTCATCCACAAGGGCGTCGGCCGGTACCCATCGGCCCGCCGGTGGATCATCTCGGGCTCGGCGGCCCTGATCTTCGCGTTCGGCGGCTACTTCGTGTTCCTGGCGGTGGGTGGGGTCTAG
- a CDS encoding class I SAM-dependent methyltransferase, whose amino-acid sequence MAKRPAHRTSARPPVGLSAQARARWRTTYERTPYYQLPWFDPGPSPSTRLAVSKGFLPKGGSVLDIGCGAGSNVIFLAKHRYVAHGIDISPGAVAAARERASKARVSVDVREGDALALPFDDGSLDAAIDHGCFHTLPIGRRAEYAAEVRRVLRRDGRFVLTWVAREHTGARGPPHRPSLEEVAVALEPKFLFTYTAFQAESAEAGPACYMAFLLRRSTPQPPRM is encoded by the coding sequence GTGGCGAAGCGGCCGGCTCACCGCACCTCGGCGCGTCCCCCGGTCGGTCTCTCGGCGCAGGCTCGCGCGCGGTGGAGAACAACGTACGAGAGAACGCCGTACTATCAACTCCCATGGTTCGATCCTGGGCCGAGCCCATCGACCCGGTTGGCGGTCTCGAAGGGATTCCTTCCGAAGGGAGGGTCGGTCCTCGACATCGGTTGCGGAGCCGGCTCGAACGTGATATTCCTCGCGAAGCATAGATACGTGGCCCACGGGATCGATATCTCGCCCGGCGCGGTCGCCGCCGCCCGGGAGCGGGCCTCCAAGGCGAGGGTCAGCGTAGATGTTCGGGAGGGGGACGCCCTCGCCCTCCCCTTCGACGACGGTTCGCTGGACGCAGCGATCGATCACGGGTGCTTTCACACACTCCCGATCGGGCGTCGCGCAGAGTACGCGGCCGAGGTTCGTCGCGTCCTCCGGCGAGATGGAAGGTTCGTGCTGACCTGGGTCGCGCGCGAGCACACCGGGGCGCGAGGGCCCCCTCACCGTCCGTCCCTCGAGGAGGTGGCGGTCGCGCTCGAGCCGAAGTTCCTGTTCACCTACACCGCATTCCAGGCGGAGAGCGCGGAGGCCGGACCGGCGTGCTACATGGCATTCCTATTGCGCCGATCTACGCCGCAGCCTCCTCGGATGTAG
- a CDS encoding DUF167 domain-containing protein has protein sequence MARISLWVKPAAATDALAWDAWRKRWVVSCRAAPTHGGANRSVAILIADWLAVPHSAVHWVQAGASRAKTLEIEGLTDIEATNRLRACVLSAADPDRGVGR, from the coding sequence ATGGCGCGGATCTCCTTGTGGGTGAAGCCCGCCGCCGCGACCGATGCGCTCGCTTGGGACGCGTGGCGCAAACGCTGGGTCGTGAGCTGCCGGGCGGCCCCCACGCACGGCGGGGCCAACCGTTCGGTGGCGATCCTGATCGCGGACTGGCTCGCGGTGCCCCACTCCGCGGTTCACTGGGTACAGGCCGGAGCCTCGCGAGCGAAGACGCTGGAAATCGAAGGTCTCACCGATATCGAGGCCACGAACCGGCTGCGCGCCTGTGTCCTATCGGCCGCGGATCCGGACCGAGGCGTGGGCAGGTAA
- a CDS encoding MFS transporter, producing the protein MTDLSTDAGREVEAPPSAARPSRRFELLVVVGILLALLMGALDNFVVLTALSTILGDFGQPNSGTFVISAYVIASAIAIPIFAKLSDLRSRRNVFLGGLLIFIVGSIFSGLSQNLSELIVFRAVQGFGSGGFFPVGIAIVAVSFPPETRARIIGMLSGVFGIAVVAGPLLGSAILGFTTWRWIFYVNIPIGLLGFVLIATTLGPLVPERARRFDLVGAALLSGWVATLMFPLYQISGEGWSWADSRVIGLLSACVVLVIAFVIQEYRAENPLVPVRLFAHRVVAAGSGATFFIGMVFYPVATFLSLVVAGALDPTASNPADVVRDILYFLVLPLVVGAALGGQLLTRMSYRTVALVGVVIGLVGMAGLTTLTVTTPLWTFYLGFIPVGGIILPLIPLGFGIGLTFPVFLLAAQNEVASVDVGEAGGLIQFLQTLGGAIGLSVLTSFQETRFSMLDPTLPDSLIKSYDQTFAVMVALLVVALVFILFLRGRLPRKSDALPDAESAPVQPIEPLEAASAL; encoded by the coding sequence GTGACCGATCTCTCGACCGATGCGGGCCGGGAGGTCGAAGCGCCCCCGTCTGCGGCCCGGCCGAGCCGACGCTTCGAGCTCCTGGTGGTGGTCGGGATCCTGCTCGCGCTCCTGATGGGTGCGCTCGACAACTTCGTGGTCCTCACGGCCCTCTCCACGATCCTGGGGGATTTCGGCCAACCGAACAGCGGAACGTTCGTCATCAGCGCCTACGTCATCGCATCCGCCATCGCCATACCGATCTTCGCCAAACTCTCCGATCTGCGCAGCCGGCGGAACGTCTTCCTGGGCGGCCTCTTGATCTTCATCGTCGGTTCGATTTTCTCCGGACTCAGTCAGAACCTCTCGGAACTGATCGTGTTCCGCGCGGTCCAGGGATTTGGAAGCGGAGGGTTCTTCCCGGTCGGCATCGCCATCGTCGCGGTCTCCTTTCCACCGGAGACCCGCGCCCGGATCATCGGAATGCTCTCGGGGGTCTTCGGCATCGCCGTCGTGGCGGGACCCCTGCTCGGAAGCGCCATCCTGGGGTTCACGACCTGGCGCTGGATCTTCTACGTCAACATCCCGATCGGACTCCTCGGGTTCGTGCTCATCGCCACGACCCTGGGTCCCCTCGTTCCGGAGCGCGCACGCCGCTTCGACCTCGTCGGCGCCGCGCTCCTGTCGGGGTGGGTGGCGACGCTCATGTTCCCACTCTACCAGATCTCCGGTGAGGGCTGGTCGTGGGCCGACTCCCGCGTAATCGGCCTGCTCTCCGCGTGCGTTGTCCTCGTGATCGCTTTCGTGATCCAGGAGTACCGTGCGGAGAACCCGCTCGTCCCGGTTCGCCTCTTCGCCCACCGGGTCGTGGCCGCCGGAAGCGGTGCGACGTTCTTCATCGGGATGGTGTTCTACCCCGTCGCGACGTTCCTGTCCTTGGTGGTCGCCGGCGCCCTCGACCCCACCGCGAGCAATCCGGCCGACGTGGTACGTGACATCCTGTACTTCCTCGTGCTTCCGCTCGTCGTCGGAGCGGCGCTGGGTGGCCAGCTGCTGACCCGCATGTCCTACCGAACCGTCGCGCTTGTCGGAGTCGTGATCGGCCTCGTCGGAATGGCGGGCCTTACGACCCTTACGGTCACCACCCCGCTGTGGACGTTCTACCTCGGGTTCATCCCGGTGGGAGGCATCATTCTCCCGTTGATCCCCCTCGGCTTCGGGATCGGGCTGACCTTCCCGGTGTTTCTGCTCGCGGCACAGAACGAGGTCGCGAGCGTCGATGTCGGCGAGGCCGGGGGTCTAATCCAGTTCCTCCAAACGCTCGGAGGCGCGATCGGACTATCGGTGCTGACCTCCTTCCAGGAGACCCGATTCTCGATGCTGGACCCAACGCTTCCCGACTCCCTGATCAAGTCGTACGACCAGACCTTCGCGGTCATGGTCGCGCTGCTCGTCGTCGCGCTCGTGTTCATCCTCTTCCTAAGAGGCCGCCTGCCTCGCAAGTCCGACGCGCTCCCCGACGCCGAGAGCGCCCCGGTCCAACCGATCGAGCCGCTCGAAGCGGCGAGCGCCCTCTGA
- a CDS encoding MFS transporter has protein sequence MEYKWRVLSNTTVATLMAALDTNIVLIALPTIGRQLPDTSATSLLWILLGYSLVTAVVLLNFGRLSDMFGRVRLYVLGFAIFTIGSLLCGFSQTGSELVVFRMVQAIGAGFLFSNSAAIITDAFPPNERGRALGINQVSIVVGSVMGLVLGGIITTTIGWQWIFFVNVPIGAFATIRAHYDLRELQKPQREQPIDWVGNVVFAAGLGLVLVAMTFGALGEWTGLEAGAGLVGGGALIALFILIERRERFPMLDLSLFRNREFTETGLATFLNALGRGAFIFVMVFYLQGPPTYLSPLTAGLFLIPVSASLAVMGPLGGIFSDRYGRKWFTVTGLVLSGGAFLWLATIPSAAPFALLLGPFVMLGAGMGLFASPNRAAMMSAVPPERRGIASGVGTTLMNTGATIGLGLTLAIMSTALPISALESILLGSQTSSGPNEAAQFLAGIHTVFFVSAALTGAALLVILWGRGRGAQRSGAATDGSA, from the coding sequence ATGGAATACAAGTGGCGGGTCCTCTCCAACACGACCGTCGCGACGCTGATGGCGGCGCTGGACACCAACATCGTGCTGATCGCGCTGCCGACGATCGGCCGTCAGCTCCCCGACACGAGCGCGACCAGTCTGCTGTGGATCCTGCTTGGCTACTCGCTCGTCACCGCGGTGGTCCTGCTGAACTTCGGTCGCCTCTCCGACATGTTCGGTCGTGTGCGGCTGTACGTCCTCGGGTTCGCCATCTTCACGATCGGCTCGCTTCTGTGCGGATTCTCTCAGACCGGGTCCGAGCTCGTGGTGTTCCGGATGGTCCAGGCGATCGGCGCCGGCTTCCTGTTCTCGAACTCGGCCGCGATCATCACGGATGCCTTTCCCCCGAACGAGCGGGGTCGCGCGCTCGGGATCAACCAGGTTTCCATCGTCGTCGGTTCCGTCATGGGGCTGGTCCTCGGTGGGATCATCACCACGACCATCGGCTGGCAGTGGATCTTCTTCGTCAACGTCCCGATCGGGGCGTTCGCGACGATTCGGGCCCACTACGATCTGAGAGAGCTGCAGAAGCCCCAGCGCGAGCAGCCGATCGACTGGGTGGGCAACGTCGTGTTCGCCGCCGGTCTCGGGCTCGTGCTGGTCGCAATGACGTTCGGCGCGCTCGGAGAATGGACGGGCCTCGAGGCCGGGGCCGGTCTCGTGGGCGGCGGGGCCCTGATCGCGCTGTTCATCCTCATCGAGCGCCGGGAGCGGTTTCCGATGTTAGATCTCTCGCTGTTCCGCAACCGAGAGTTCACCGAGACGGGGCTGGCGACGTTCCTGAACGCGCTCGGCCGCGGGGCGTTCATCTTCGTCATGGTGTTCTATCTCCAAGGGCCCCCCACCTACCTCAGCCCCCTCACCGCCGGACTGTTCCTGATCCCGGTCTCGGCTTCCCTCGCGGTCATGGGGCCACTCGGCGGCATCTTCTCCGACCGGTATGGCCGCAAATGGTTCACCGTCACGGGCCTCGTGCTCAGCGGCGGTGCCTTCCTTTGGCTCGCGACGATCCCGTCGGCCGCACCGTTCGCGCTCCTCCTCGGGCCGTTCGTCATGTTGGGAGCCGGAATGGGCCTGTTCGCATCCCCGAACCGGGCGGCCATGATGAGCGCCGTTCCTCCCGAGAGGCGCGGGATCGCTTCGGGGGTCGGGACCACCCTCATGAACACCGGCGCGACGATCGGTCTCGGTCTAACCCTTGCCATCATGTCCACGGCGCTGCCGATCTCCGCCCTCGAGTCGATCTTGCTCGGGTCCCAGACCTCCTCCGGACCGAACGAGGCGGCCCAGTTCCTCGCCGGGATCCACACGGTCTTCTTCGTCTCGGCCGCGCTCACGGGCGCGGCTCTGCTGGTCATCCTCTGGGGACGGGGCCGCGGGGCGCAGCGCTCGGGGGCCGCCACCGACGGCTCAGCCTAG
- a CDS encoding ABC transporter permease — protein MLRELGALLRREWLRYIRTPVWIISSLLVPVLYLILFGQGFNYPGGPAQYLGAPNYISYFAAGMVGFVALTMSLFSGANVIFDKGLGIVKRQAATPAPRSVIFLSPLIFRSLIALVPAFLVLGLAVLLAHIPGFVGLTITGSVGVLGAFEIVIAVLVLALMFNALFLAFGFALESPQSYFGIVNLLNLPILFTSNALYPPGVGPDWLHQIAEYNPVSLCVNVLRENLFGSSSYYPYIPEVYLLALLAWAAAFISLAVVLGRRALRTP, from the coding sequence ATGCTGCGCGAGCTCGGGGCCCTGCTCCGCCGGGAGTGGCTCCGGTACATCCGGACCCCGGTATGGATCATCTCCAGCCTGCTCGTTCCCGTCCTCTACTTGATCCTCTTCGGGCAGGGATTCAACTACCCCGGCGGACCGGCCCAGTACCTCGGCGCTCCGAACTACATCTCGTACTTCGCCGCGGGCATGGTCGGATTCGTCGCGCTGACAATGTCGCTGTTCTCCGGGGCGAACGTCATCTTCGACAAGGGGCTCGGCATCGTCAAGCGCCAGGCCGCGACCCCCGCTCCCCGGTCGGTGATCTTCCTCTCGCCGCTGATCTTCCGCTCCCTGATCGCGCTCGTGCCGGCGTTCCTCGTCCTCGGTCTCGCGGTCCTCCTGGCGCACATCCCCGGCTTCGTGGGCCTGACCATCACGGGATCGGTCGGCGTTCTCGGGGCGTTCGAGATCGTGATCGCCGTCCTCGTGCTGGCCCTGATGTTCAACGCGCTCTTCCTCGCCTTCGGGTTCGCGCTCGAGAGCCCGCAGTCGTACTTCGGAATCGTGAACCTGTTGAACCTCCCGATTCTCTTCACGTCGAACGCGCTCTATCCCCCGGGGGTCGGCCCGGACTGGCTCCATCAGATCGCGGAGTACAACCCCGTCTCCCTCTGCGTCAACGTCCTGCGCGAGAACCTCTTCGGTTCGAGCTCGTACTACCCGTACATCCCCGAGGTCTACCTGCTGGCCCTGCTCGCGTGGGCCGCCGCGTTCATCTCGCTCGCCGTCGTGCTCGGGCGGCGCGCGCTCCGCACGCCGTAG
- a CDS encoding ATP-binding cassette domain-containing protein, whose protein sequence is MTDAIVCENLVKVYGDIIRAVDGVSLNVPEGEAFGLLGPNGAGKTTMVSILTTLVRPTSGRAIVDGLDVAKHPEEVRRRIGLAFQVSTADGELTGRENLEVAAGLQGIPAPEARRRIRELLDQMQLAPAADRLVKGYSGGMRRRLELAVGVVHSPKILFLDEPTLGLDPQGRAGFWDYIRHLRKDTGVTLFLTTHYLEEADQLCERLAIVDHGKIVATGRPDELKQRTGGDTVVVKPSKGEDLTQILSAVPGALAVQVIAGAYRVKCDRGEAMVPLIVTACDRAGVEIVSVEIRKPSLDEVFLELTGREYREEGTEHSGWASERMGQMRGGRS, encoded by the coding sequence ATGACCGACGCGATCGTCTGCGAGAATCTGGTCAAGGTGTATGGCGACATCATCCGGGCGGTGGACGGTGTCTCGCTCAACGTTCCCGAAGGCGAAGCGTTCGGATTGCTCGGGCCCAACGGCGCCGGTAAGACGACCATGGTCTCTATCCTGACGACCCTCGTGCGGCCCACGTCGGGGCGGGCCATCGTCGACGGCCTGGACGTGGCGAAGCACCCCGAGGAGGTCCGCCGGCGGATCGGCCTCGCCTTCCAGGTCTCGACGGCGGACGGCGAACTCACCGGTCGGGAGAACCTCGAGGTGGCCGCGGGGCTCCAGGGAATCCCGGCGCCCGAGGCGCGCCGCCGGATCCGGGAGCTGCTCGATCAGATGCAGCTCGCTCCCGCCGCGGACCGTCTGGTGAAGGGTTATTCCGGCGGGATGCGTCGTCGGCTCGAGCTCGCGGTCGGCGTCGTGCACTCCCCGAAGATCCTCTTCCTGGACGAACCGACCCTTGGTCTCGACCCGCAGGGACGCGCCGGGTTCTGGGACTACATTCGCCACTTGAGGAAAGACACCGGGGTCACGCTGTTCCTGACCACCCACTACCTGGAGGAGGCCGACCAGCTCTGCGAACGACTCGCGATCGTCGACCACGGGAAGATCGTAGCGACCGGTCGGCCGGACGAGCTCAAGCAGCGCACCGGAGGCGACACGGTCGTGGTCAAGCCGAGCAAAGGCGAGGATCTCACGCAGATCCTCTCGGCGGTCCCCGGGGCGCTCGCGGTCCAAGTGATCGCCGGAGCGTACCGAGTCAAGTGCGATCGCGGAGAAGCGATGGTCCCACTGATCGTGACGGCCTGCGACCGGGCGGGTGTCGAGATCGTCAGCGTGGAGATCCGCAAGCCTAGCCTGGACGAGGTCTTTCTCGAACTCACCGGACGGGAGTACCGCGAGGAGGGTACCGAGCACAGCGGGTGGGCGTCGGAGCGGATGGGCCAGATGCGCGGGGGTCGTTCGTAA
- a CDS encoding ABC transporter permease subunit: MRYDRVREIVLKDLSELRANRSTLISLVIFPVFLLFSAIVQVQAAVAATTSGGADLRDAILGHTVLASSLLMFIAPLISVVVGSTGIILEKTNRSLEPLLADPISDSELLWGKALAPLIPALATGYVAFVVLFVAGDVIAWRTLGGPLYPGIFALYQMLVLMTLLALIGTFSTVIISSRAKDIRGAQQISMLVVLPVVAAAIVGVALAGTNVGLIGILTVALGLIAWLVVRIAIRRFHRESILVNWQ; this comes from the coding sequence ATGAGATACGATCGCGTCCGGGAGATCGTTCTCAAGGACCTCAGCGAGCTGCGCGCGAACCGCTCCACGCTGATCTCCCTCGTCATCTTCCCGGTGTTCCTGCTCTTCTCCGCCATCGTTCAGGTGCAGGCCGCGGTCGCCGCGACGACGTCCGGCGGCGCCGACTTGCGCGATGCCATCCTCGGGCACACCGTGCTCGCCTCGAGCCTCTTGATGTTCATCGCCCCCCTGATCTCGGTCGTGGTCGGTTCCACCGGGATCATTCTCGAGAAAACGAACCGCAGCCTCGAGCCCCTCCTCGCGGACCCGATCTCCGACTCCGAACTGTTGTGGGGCAAGGCGCTCGCCCCGCTCATCCCGGCCCTCGCGACGGGATATGTCGCCTTCGTGGTGCTCTTCGTCGCCGGGGACGTGATCGCCTGGAGAACGCTCGGCGGTCCGCTGTACCCGGGCATCTTCGCGTTGTACCAGATGCTCGTTCTGATGACCCTGCTCGCGCTGATCGGAACCTTCTCCACGGTGATCATCTCCAGCCGGGCGAAGGACATCCGGGGGGCCCAACAGATCAGCATGCTCGTGGTCCTGCCCGTAGTGGCCGCGGCGATCGTCGGGGTCGCCCTCGCCGGAACGAACGTTGGTCTGATCGGGATCCTGACGGTCGCCTTGGGCCTGATCGCGTGGCTCGTGGTGCGGATCGCCATCCGCCGCTTCCATCGCGAATCGATCCTGGTCAATTGGCAGTAG
- a CDS encoding helix-turn-helix domain-containing protein, which yields MKTARAPSGSPSCDFEATFELLGQRHVLVILRALLEKSPRRFNELQTSVSVNTATLSDRLKRLENLGIIQRRALAATPRRIEYRLTPMGRDLLKIFRTMMEWRRKYSTGTGSRERMPRTRARPSPG from the coding sequence ATGAAGACCGCTCGCGCGCCATCGGGCTCGCCTTCCTGCGACTTCGAGGCGACGTTCGAGCTTCTCGGCCAGAGGCACGTCCTCGTCATTCTGCGAGCCCTGTTGGAGAAGAGCCCGCGGCGATTCAATGAACTGCAGACGAGCGTCTCCGTCAACACCGCAACGCTGTCGGATCGGCTGAAGCGGTTGGAGAACCTGGGCATTATCCAGCGCCGTGCGCTCGCCGCCACGCCCCGACGGATCGAGTACCGCCTCACGCCGATGGGCCGGGACCTGCTGAAGATCTTCCGGACGATGATGGAGTGGCGGCGAAAGTACTCGACGGGTACCGGGTCGCGGGAGAGGATGCCCCGGACCAGGGCGAGACCGAGTCCGGGTTGA
- a CDS encoding ABC transporter ATP-binding protein codes for MITATGLSRAYGRGPLAVDGLDFSIRRGEIFALLGPNGAGKTTTIRLIAGLIDPTAGRVLVNGIPTTDRSHLQQIHDAVGVLPEVPGHYESLSAYRNLRFHGRLHGLSDGQIHDRARELLGAFDLWERRDERVATFSKGMKQKVALVRAMLHAPSCLVLDEPISGLDPQAAKTVRDFLIEQRRRGTTIVLSTHNLDDADRLSDRVAVIQTRLLALDTPSALKGRLFQRSVAVRLQNGNPAVLEVARRLPFVLHATWEEPRLQVRLDHPDEDMPTVIEALVRAGYRIQYVEPVSHSLEDAYLRLIQERGASATDGGP; via the coding sequence GTGATCACGGCCACGGGGCTCTCGCGGGCGTACGGCCGCGGTCCCCTCGCGGTGGACGGACTCGACTTCTCGATCCGCCGAGGTGAGATCTTCGCCCTTCTCGGTCCGAACGGCGCGGGCAAGACCACGACGATCCGCCTGATCGCCGGGCTGATCGATCCGACCGCCGGTCGGGTCCTCGTCAATGGGATCCCGACGACCGACCGGTCCCACCTGCAACAGATCCACGACGCGGTCGGTGTGCTTCCCGAGGTCCCCGGTCACTACGAGAGCCTGTCGGCGTACCGCAATCTCCGCTTTCACGGTCGCCTGCACGGCCTATCGGACGGGCAGATCCACGATCGCGCCCGCGAGCTCCTCGGCGCGTTCGATCTGTGGGAGCGCCGCGACGAGCGCGTCGCCACCTTCTCCAAGGGCATGAAGCAGAAGGTCGCGCTCGTTCGGGCGATGCTCCACGCTCCGAGCTGTCTCGTGCTCGACGAGCCGATCTCGGGCCTCGATCCGCAAGCGGCGAAGACCGTGCGCGACTTCCTGATCGAGCAGCGACGCCGGGGCACGACCATCGTCCTGTCGACCCACAACCTGGACGACGCCGACCGTCTCAGCGATCGGGTCGCCGTGATCCAGACGCGGCTCCTCGCCCTCGACACTCCCTCGGCGCTCAAGGGCCGGCTCTTCCAGCGCTCGGTGGCCGTTCGGCTCCAGAACGGGAACCCCGCGGTCCTCGAAGTGGCCCGGCGGCTCCCCTTCGTTTTACACGCCACGTGGGAAGAGCCGCGCCTCCAGGTTCGGCTGGACCACCCGGACGAGGACATGCCCACGGTGATCGAGGCGCTCGTGCGTGCCGGATACCGGATCCAGTACGTTGAACCGGTCTCGCACTCGCTCGAGGACGCCTACCTGCGACTGATCCAAGAGCGCGGGGCCTCGGCCACGGACGGTGGGCCATGA